Within Candidatus Poribacteria bacterium, the genomic segment CATATATCGCTTCACTGGGGCTGCGCTTTACGGCTATCAAAATGCCTACTGCTCTGTCCAGTCTAAAAGTAGGGGGTGTTCGGGGTTACACGATTCATTAAATCGTAGCAAAAAATGTTTTGGGATGAAATCAAAAAACACCATAATGCGGGTTCTGCCCACCAATTTCTGCTCCATTTTAATGTAAATGACCTGCTATACGACGATGTTTACAGCTATTTACCTACTGTGAACTATCTCATGGAGCAGCTCAATGTATTAGGCTGCCAATTCGTTCTCGGATATAATACATCGGACGGAATCCATTTCCCAAAAGTTAATCAATGGCAGGACACACAGAGAATGCTCAAGATTCTCCCAGCGTACAACAAAACCGGTGTTTTTCATTTCCAGAGTATAGCGACATGGCTTCAGACCCTTCAACGCTTCAGAGACGCGGAAGACGTTAACCTCACCGAACAGGATATAGACCCCGAACTTGTACGTCCAAGAATTAATGCCGATTTAGCATTTGACAAGGAACATGAAGACCCCTTCGTGATACTGGATCCCGCGCCTTCTGAGGAGTTACGGAAGAAGTTAAATAATCTCTTGCATCAAAGAAGGGCAAAAATCGGGTTGGTTATCAATTTTCTGGAGCAGCTTGCGCCAAACGATCCATCGTTGAGCAACGCCGCTGGAAATGAAACACAACTCTTGTTCAATCAGGTCCAAAATTGGGCATCCGATCTGGAAATCCGAAGAAGCGGACACATCATTCTTCTCCTTACTCACAACACGTTTGACATACACCCAAATTTCACCGTGAATCCAGAAATTCCTATGATAGAAATTCCATTCCCTGACCGTGCCGAACGTTTAAGGTTTATTGAACATCTGCATGACATCTCGGAGGGTTCGTCACAAATGCGTAAAACCCTCGGAGATAATCGCGAGAGGGAAGACTTAGCACAAGAAACGGTAGGATTGAACCTCTTCGGCATTCACGATGTTGTGCAACAGGCAGAATCGGCACAACAGAAAGCAGGCGGGGAACCGTTGTTCAGATACCGACGCGAGAGCATCAAGACCTTCAGCCACGGTGTTCTTGAACTCGGTGAAGCTCAGAGGGGACCTTCTGACGATAGTTGGTATGTAATGCGAATCATCAGGGATATTGCAGAGGGTATAAAAAATCGAGATCTGCGCCGTGTGCCGCGGGGCATGCTCTTTCTCGGTCCGCATGGGACCAGCAAGGTGTACGCTGCAAGGGTACTCGCTGGTGAGGCGAACATGGCTTTCCTCCGACTCCGCTACGCCAATCAGTTAGGTGAAGTAACAGTAAACATCAATGAAAGCGGAAACACCTATGAACGGAACTTGAATG encodes:
- a CDS encoding ATP-binding protein, with translation MFWDEIKKHHNAGSAHQFLLHFNVNDLLYDDVYSYLPTVNYLMEQLNVLGCQFVLGYNTSDGIHFPKVNQWQDTQRMLKILPAYNKTGVFHFQSIATWLQTLQRFRDAEDVNLTEQDIDPELVRPRINADLAFDKEHEDPFVILDPAPSEELRKKLNNLLHQRRAKIGLVINFLEQLAPNDPSLSNAAGNETQLLFNQVQNWASDLEIRRSGHIILLLTHNTFDIHPNFTVNPEIPMIEIPFPDRAERLRFIEHLHDISEGSSQMRKTLGDNREREDLAQETVGLNLFGIHDVVQQAESAQQKAGGEPLFRYRRESIKTFSHGVLELGEAQRGPSDDSWYVMRIIRDIAEGIKNRDLRRVPRGMLFLGPHGTSKVYAARVLAGEANMAFLRLRYANQLGEVTVNINESGNTYERNLNAGLNFIRGIAPTVVFIDDIEQASPYTTMNPEEHERMFPQALVNAMNDVSLHGSVIWVGGSQRPDLMPSIFRRYGIFDTKVIMLPPTGNGRVEILRILCQGQTSGNINFQALVGGAETDGLTWRDLLLIVQRANNIAKRNGRDTFTENELHQTLNDFIPDYSREMQIFMGLLALREANSRVMVPDGLLPEYQEFVDGNRIDKTGINERLMELSKQLGLSD